A region from the Acidimicrobiales bacterium genome encodes:
- a CDS encoding ABC transporter substrate-binding protein, whose amino-acid sequence MRRLCLAVLAALLLSTGCSGEDTAVNEGAAREVESAAAADVDASEPEPAKVDVRMAVPDVWSLDPADAGPASITNRVIADLLYDGLTVLDNGGVPAPGLADRWFVSDDRLVWTFVLPDDLVDGAGGPITARDVKASLERVAARGIADQAATSLTAINGWGDRMAGETGGVAGISAPDATTLVIRLDTPYELLLEVLASPAFGVTGESDDSALRTTGAFRATDDEFRFEAIDADAPVAAIELVTNDAGPAAAVAAGDADWGVLASDDEAAGRDADVIRQPLDLQLAIVARSPDQAERIGVLNALEPLLLATSVDGLTARPTPASSVEGLQPDEVMIDLPTGQLRAFGEAVVDQLEEAGVGVTAVTSNGADFAARIASGEAVLFPIVIAGGTGPASASLRLSVPGASDDVFGPESEARAELARAVVTELDLEQRALFIEALERSLIDDGLLLPVGQFEVRIAIGTRLDGLRHRTDGSLDLSDVAVAPAAS is encoded by the coding sequence ATGCGCCGCCTCTGCCTTGCAGTTCTTGCTGCCCTGTTGCTGTCGACCGGGTGCTCCGGCGAGGACACGGCGGTCAACGAGGGCGCCGCTCGCGAGGTCGAGTCGGCTGCCGCTGCCGACGTAGACGCCAGCGAACCGGAACCCGCGAAGGTCGACGTGCGCATGGCCGTGCCCGATGTCTGGTCGCTCGACCCGGCCGATGCCGGACCGGCCTCGATCACGAACCGGGTGATCGCCGACCTGCTCTACGACGGGCTGACCGTGCTGGACAACGGTGGTGTGCCCGCTCCCGGCCTGGCCGACCGTTGGTTCGTCAGCGACGACCGGCTCGTCTGGACCTTCGTGCTGCCCGACGACCTCGTCGACGGCGCCGGCGGCCCGATCACGGCGCGGGACGTGAAGGCCTCGCTCGAACGTGTCGCCGCACGTGGGATCGCTGACCAGGCCGCCACTTCGTTGACCGCCATCAACGGGTGGGGCGATCGCATGGCCGGCGAGACCGGGGGCGTGGCCGGCATCTCCGCTCCCGACGCCACCACGCTGGTCATCCGGCTCGACACCCCGTACGAGCTGCTGCTCGAGGTCCTGGCGTCGCCCGCCTTCGGCGTCACCGGTGAGAGCGACGACAGTGCACTACGGACTACCGGCGCCTTCCGGGCCACCGATGACGAGTTCCGCTTCGAGGCAATCGACGCCGACGCTCCGGTGGCCGCGATCGAGCTCGTGACGAACGACGCAGGTCCGGCTGCTGCAGTCGCGGCCGGAGACGCCGACTGGGGCGTGCTGGCCAGCGATGACGAGGCCGCCGGTCGCGATGCCGACGTGATCCGTCAGCCACTCGATCTCCAGCTGGCCATCGTGGCTCGCTCACCCGACCAAGCCGAACGCATCGGGGTGCTGAACGCGTTGGAGCCGCTCCTGTTGGCGACGTCGGTCGACGGACTGACCGCACGCCCCACACCCGCCTCGTCCGTCGAGGGCCTACAGCCCGATGAGGTGATGATCGATCTGCCCACCGGCCAGCTCCGAGCGTTCGGCGAGGCCGTCGTGGATCAGCTCGAGGAAGCGGGCGTAGGCGTCACCGCGGTGACGTCGAACGGCGCCGACTTCGCGGCCCGCATCGCAAGCGGCGAGGCGGTGCTGTTCCCGATCGTCATCGCTGGAGGTACCGGGCCGGCCAGTGCCTCGCTGCGACTCAGCGTGCCAGGCGCCAGCGACGACGTCTTCGGTCCGGAGAGCGAGGCACGCGCCGAACTCGCCCGGGCCGTCGTCACTGAACTGGATCTCGAACAGCGGGCGCTGTTCATCGAAGCGCTCGAACGTTCGCTGATCGACGACGGTCTGCTACTGCCGGTCGGGCAGTTCGAGGTGCGCATCGCCATCGGCACACGGCTCGACGGACTCCGCCATCGCACCGACGGCAGCCTGGACCTTTCGGACGTCGCGGTCGCTCCCGCCGCGTCCTGA
- a CDS encoding MBL fold metallo-hydrolase has protein sequence MVITGAEPVVVDTGAPIHRDQYLEDLFGIVDPEDVRWVFISHDDSDHHGNLHEVMDACP, from the coding sequence ATGGTGATCACCGGCGCTGAACCCGTCGTGGTCGACACCGGCGCCCCCATCCACCGAGACCAGTACCTAGAAGACTTGTTCGGTATCGTCGATCCCGAAGATGTCCGCTGGGTGTTCATCTCCCATGACGACAGCGACCACCACGGCAACCTCCACGAGGTCATGGACGCCTGCCCGTAA
- the tpiA gene encoding triose-phosphate isomerase — protein sequence MANARKPLISGNWKMNHNHFEAIQTIQKLAYALTRDDYEEVDVSVHPPFTNIRSIQTVLQADDVPIALGAQNVHQEADGAFTGEVSAGMLAKLDVTYVIVGHSERRELFGETDEVVNAKAVAVLKENMTPIVCCGETLEERQAGQAESKVATQIAGSLARLTAEVVGELVIAYEPIWAIGTGETASTEDAQQMCAHIRSLVKDQWGADAAAAVRIQYGGSVKPGNAPDLMAQPDIDGALVGGASLDADDFARIVNYRLYQA from the coding sequence ATGGCTAACGCGCGCAAACCGCTCATCTCCGGCAACTGGAAGATGAACCACAACCACTTCGAGGCGATCCAGACCATCCAGAAGCTCGCGTATGCGCTGACCAGGGACGACTACGAAGAAGTCGACGTCTCGGTCCATCCGCCGTTCACCAATATCCGGTCGATCCAGACCGTGCTGCAGGCCGACGACGTGCCCATCGCGCTCGGCGCGCAGAACGTGCACCAGGAGGCCGATGGAGCCTTCACCGGCGAGGTGTCGGCCGGCATGCTCGCCAAGCTCGACGTCACCTACGTCATCGTCGGCCATTCCGAGCGCCGTGAGCTGTTCGGCGAGACCGACGAGGTCGTCAACGCCAAAGCGGTGGCGGTGCTCAAGGAGAACATGACGCCGATCGTGTGCTGCGGCGAGACGCTGGAAGAGCGCCAGGCCGGGCAGGCCGAGTCGAAGGTGGCCACGCAGATCGCCGGGTCGCTGGCCCGGCTCACCGCCGAGGTGGTGGGGGAGCTGGTCATCGCGTATGAGCCCATCTGGGCCATCGGCACCGGCGAGACGGCGTCCACCGAGGACGCGCAGCAGATGTGTGCCCACATCCGGTCACTCGTGAAGGACCAGTGGGGGGCCGACGCTGCCGCTGCCGTGCGCATCCAGTACGGCGGCTCGGTGAAGCCGGGCAACGCCCCTGATCTCATGGCTCAGCCCGACATCGACGGTGCCCTCGTGGGCGGCGCGTCGCTCGACGCCGATGACTTCGCCCGCATCGTCAACTATCGGCTCTACCAGGCCTGA
- the secG gene encoding preprotein translocase subunit SecG produces the protein MIWIVAPLWLISALLLIFLVLLHSGKGGGLSDMFGGGAGAAAAGSTVVEKNLDRITVMAAVVFGFSSVAYALIF, from the coding sequence GTGATCTGGATCGTTGCTCCCCTGTGGCTCATCTCGGCCCTTCTGCTGATCTTCCTCGTGCTGCTGCACAGCGGGAAGGGCGGCGGCCTGTCCGACATGTTCGGTGGCGGCGCCGGCGCCGCGGCGGCCGGTTCCACGGTCGTCGAGAAGAACCTCGACCGCATCACCGTGATGGCCGCCGTCGTCTTCGGCTTCAGCTCCGTCGCCTACGCCCTCATCTTCTGA
- a CDS encoding PIG-L family deacetylase, with translation MSDRLLVVVAHPDDETFGCGSLLAHAHASGVPTVVACATRGEAGSPTPGRGLDDADMAEVRESELREAAELVGVERVELFDWVDSGMEGEPTPGSLVAAPVADVASAIASLIDEVRPTVVVTLDASDGHRDHAHIRDATLRAVEVSSWRPSGVYLHCLPQQLMRKWVEALVREQPDSEHLGLGDLGTPEDKITTVIDTTDFLELREQAIAVHRSQTSPYEVMPSDLRREFLTAERLQRVHPDWDGGPVETDIFATADASC, from the coding sequence ATGTCGGACCGATTGCTGGTGGTGGTTGCCCACCCCGATGACGAGACATTCGGTTGCGGGTCACTGCTGGCCCACGCACACGCGTCAGGGGTCCCAACGGTTGTTGCGTGCGCGACGAGGGGCGAGGCAGGTTCGCCAACTCCTGGTCGGGGTCTTGATGACGCCGACATGGCCGAGGTACGGGAGTCCGAGTTGCGTGAAGCGGCCGAACTGGTCGGCGTCGAGCGGGTCGAGTTGTTCGACTGGGTCGATTCGGGCATGGAGGGTGAACCGACTCCTGGAAGCCTTGTCGCGGCGCCAGTCGCCGATGTGGCATCAGCGATCGCCTCGCTGATCGATGAGGTGCGTCCAACAGTGGTGGTGACACTCGATGCCAGCGACGGTCACCGCGATCACGCACACATCCGCGACGCAACGCTCCGCGCCGTGGAGGTCAGCTCGTGGCGTCCATCAGGAGTCTACTTGCACTGCCTGCCTCAACAGCTCATGCGGAAGTGGGTGGAAGCCCTCGTTCGTGAACAACCCGACAGTGAGCACCTCGGTCTGGGAGACCTCGGCACCCCCGAAGACAAGATCACCACAGTTATTGACACCACCGATTTCCTCGAGCTGCGCGAGCAAGCAATCGCCGTGCACCGCTCTCAGACCTCGCCCTATGAAGTGATGCCTTCCGACCTGCGCCGCGAGTTTCTGACCGCCGAACGGCTCCAGCGGGTCCACCCCGACTGGGACGGAGGTCCGGTCGAGACAGACATCTTCGCCACAGCCGATGCGTCGTGTTGA
- a CDS encoding PadR family transcriptional regulator, which translates to MAKPLTTTAQALLGLLSIQPWSTYELAKQVDRSLGWFWPRTERKIYDEAKKLVESGDATATAETTGSRPRTVYTITAKGRRTLQGWLDQDSAPPKLEAEALVRVFFADAGTFDQLQATIDDLATTAQTNLDELRALIAAADDPDYPFAERRHINAIAIRFQLDYNHMIADWAQWATTQTDSWNDIDDPDAWDWHAALT; encoded by the coding sequence ATGGCGAAACCGCTCACCACCACAGCCCAAGCCCTCCTCGGCCTGCTCAGCATCCAGCCTTGGAGCACCTACGAGCTCGCCAAACAGGTCGACCGCAGCCTCGGATGGTTCTGGCCCCGCACCGAACGCAAGATCTATGACGAAGCCAAGAAACTCGTCGAAAGCGGCGACGCAACCGCCACTGCCGAAACGACCGGGTCCCGGCCTCGGACCGTCTACACGATCACCGCCAAAGGCCGCCGCACGCTCCAGGGCTGGCTCGACCAGGACTCAGCACCGCCCAAGCTCGAAGCCGAAGCCCTCGTACGGGTCTTCTTTGCCGACGCCGGCACCTTCGACCAGCTCCAAGCCACAATCGACGACCTCGCCACTACCGCCCAAACGAATCTGGACGAACTCCGAGCGCTCATCGCCGCGGCCGACGACCCCGACTACCCGTTCGCCGAACGCCGCCACATCAACGCCATCGCCATCCGGTTCCAGCTCGACTACAACCACATGATCGCCGACTGGGCCCAATGGGCGACCACCCAAACCGACAGCTGGAACGACATCGACGACCCCGACGCCTGGGACTGGCACGCTGCGCTCACATAG